The Acetomicrobium sp. S15 = DSM 107314 genomic interval CAAACCCCACCTCCGTCTGTTCCGGCTCAGCAACCTCCAATGCTTGCATCGCGGGAAGAAGACGCTGCAGGAGAAGAGTTGGTTGCCGTAATTGCGGCGGCCGTTGCGGCTTCGGCGAGCGCGTGGGCACCGAGAGTGTCCGTCACTCCAGCGGTTATGGCTAAATTCAACCTTTGGAAAGCGGCGGCGCGTGTGGAGCAAATGGAAGGCTTTGAAGATTGAAGGTGCCTGAAAGTTAAGTTGCCGTTCAAGAACCGATCAATATAGTAATAGTAGGAGGAGAAATTTATATGCCCAAAAGATTCCGTGTCGTAGTCAATGGCAAGATATACGAAGTAGAAGTGGAAGAACTTGGCGAAGGAAGTGTGCGAGTGGCCTCTCAACCGACGCAGGCTTATGC includes:
- a CDS encoding OadG family protein, producing MADLVSHFEAGISGAFLLSVIAFSTVFIVLIGLTLVIYCVRFLSVSKKDVSRGDIGSVSASVPQTPPPSVPAQQPPMLASREEDAAGEELVAVIAAAVAASASAWAPRVSVTPAVMAKFNLWKAAARVEQMEGFED